In Phaeobacter porticola, one DNA window encodes the following:
- the phaR gene encoding polyhydroxyalkanoate synthesis repressor PhaR codes for MPDKDKPLLIKRYASRRLYNTETSDYVTLEDIAGFIREGREVQIVDLKSGDDLTRQYLLQIIAEHESRGENILPVNVLNDLVRSYMVPGGGVMPQFLQSSFEMLRENQSKMVENMSAMNPMAQMPGFEAMKAQQEAFLKAMTGGFSGTWPQGSSTEEAGGSGDGDGLDDIKRQLAELQDKLSKLK; via the coding sequence ATGCCGGATAAGGATAAGCCCTTGTTGATCAAACGATATGCCAGCCGGCGGCTTTATAATACTGAGACCAGCGACTACGTCACGCTGGAGGATATCGCCGGGTTTATCCGCGAAGGCCGGGAGGTCCAGATCGTTGATCTGAAATCCGGCGACGACCTCACGCGTCAGTATCTTCTGCAGATCATCGCTGAACACGAAAGCCGGGGCGAAAACATTCTGCCGGTCAATGTGCTTAACGATCTGGTGCGCAGCTATATGGTGCCCGGTGGTGGTGTGATGCCGCAGTTCCTGCAAAGCTCGTTCGAGATGCTGCGCGAAAACCAAAGCAAGATGGTCGAGAATATGAGCGCGATGAATCCAATGGCACAGATGCCGGGGTTTGAGGCGATGAAAGCCCAGCAGGAAGCGTTCCTGAAGGCGATGACGGGCGGGTTTTCTGGCACTTGGCCACAGGGCAGCAGCACTGAAGAGGCTGGCGGAAGCGGCGATGGTGATGGGCTGGACGACATCAAGCGCCAGTTGGCTGAACTACAGGACAAGCTGTCCAAACTAAAGTGA
- a CDS encoding phasin, PhaP — translation MAKTQDFTAMMKDMMGAFPVDTTAMEDAFKTTAALNEKLSSVALQAAEKSAEISNSWAKETLNKLGGVSKAQTEPADYAKAATDFASASAEVAAENMAAFAEVAKKVQMDTVELLMSAGKDMSEEASAAVKKATDDVTTAAKKAAAK, via the coding sequence ATGGCTAAGACCCAAGATTTTACCGCGATGATGAAAGACATGATGGGTGCGTTCCCGGTTGACACAACCGCGATGGAAGATGCGTTCAAGACCACCGCAGCCCTGAACGAAAAACTGTCCAGCGTTGCTCTGCAGGCTGCCGAAAAATCTGCCGAGATTTCCAACAGCTGGGCCAAAGAAACCCTGAACAAGCTGGGTGGCGTGTCCAAAGCACAGACCGAGCCTGCTGACTATGCAAAAGCGGCAACCGATTTCGCTTCTGCGTCCGCAGAAGTCGCAGCTGAAAACATGGCAGCCTTTGCTGAAGTTGCTAAAAAGGTCCAGATGGACACGGTTGAGCTGCTGATGTCGGCTGGCAAAGACATGTCCGAAGAGGCGTCCGCCGCTGTGAAAAAGGCCACCGATGACGTGACCACTGCTGCGAAAAAAGCCGCAGCGAAGTAA
- the phaC gene encoding class I poly(R)-hydroxyalkanoic acid synthase, whose product MTTSDSTDPAVSPEHIERIKKNMEQVEQLSKRLMDVLAQKKSHPTSLDGPNQELFARAATAYWSEMAKNPAKLLENQVSYWGQAVVNFAEAQTLFAKSLEGEGPKVMDEPKPADRRFGNPMWQSNPYFHYIKQQYLTNAETIRNAVAEVEDLDELDKRRLGYFADQIVQMMAPTNFLATNPDALEKAVETEGQSLINGLENLVADLEANDGELVVRLADESAFEIGRNIATTPGEVVFRNEMMELIQYRPTTETVHEIPIVLFPPWINKFYILDLKAQNSLIKWVTEQGYTLFVVSWLNPGPEQAELGLEDYVDKGFLTAIEAAKSICKVKQVNAVGYCIAGTTLCLTLSLLKQRGDTSVKSATFFTALTDFSDQGEFTPFLQNDFIDGIEEEITNNGLLRSYIMARTFSFLRSNDLVYGPAIRSYMMGETPPAFDLLYWNGDGANLPGRMAMQYLRGLCQRNEFVRDGFELMGHTLHVRDVTVPVMAITCETDHIARWKDCYRGVQQMGSRSKTFVVAQSGHIAGIVNPPSRNKYGHYTNTDLKGDADAWMEAASFHEGSWWPRWEGWLSKRSGKQVEARDPGDSQHSPLTPAPGDYVRVKASRQATS is encoded by the coding sequence ATGACAACAAGCGACAGTACGGATCCGGCAGTATCGCCGGAACATATTGAACGAATTAAAAAAAACATGGAGCAGGTTGAGCAACTTTCAAAACGCCTGATGGATGTCCTTGCTCAGAAAAAATCTCACCCCACATCTCTGGATGGTCCGAATCAGGAGCTTTTTGCACGCGCAGCAACAGCCTATTGGTCCGAGATGGCCAAGAATCCGGCCAAGCTGCTCGAAAATCAGGTGTCGTATTGGGGACAGGCGGTGGTCAATTTCGCCGAAGCTCAGACGCTTTTTGCAAAATCCCTCGAAGGCGAGGGTCCCAAAGTTATGGATGAACCCAAACCCGCTGATCGGCGGTTTGGCAATCCTATGTGGCAATCCAACCCGTATTTTCACTACATCAAGCAGCAATATCTGACCAACGCCGAAACGATCCGCAACGCCGTGGCCGAGGTTGAGGATCTGGACGAACTCGACAAACGTCGGCTTGGCTATTTTGCCGATCAGATTGTACAGATGATGGCCCCCACCAATTTTCTGGCGACGAACCCCGACGCGCTGGAAAAAGCGGTGGAAACGGAAGGCCAGTCGCTGATCAATGGGCTGGAGAATCTGGTTGCCGATCTGGAGGCCAACGACGGCGAATTGGTGGTGCGGCTTGCGGATGAGAGCGCCTTTGAAATTGGCCGCAATATCGCTACCACACCCGGTGAAGTTGTGTTCCGCAACGAGATGATGGAGCTGATCCAATATCGCCCCACCACGGAAACCGTGCATGAGATCCCCATCGTGCTGTTCCCGCCTTGGATCAACAAATTCTATATCCTCGACCTCAAGGCACAGAATAGCCTGATCAAATGGGTGACCGAACAGGGCTATACATTGTTTGTGGTGTCCTGGCTCAACCCCGGCCCGGAGCAGGCCGAACTGGGGCTGGAAGATTACGTCGACAAAGGCTTCCTGACTGCGATTGAAGCCGCCAAGTCGATCTGCAAGGTCAAACAGGTCAATGCTGTCGGCTACTGCATCGCGGGCACCACCCTATGCCTGACGCTGTCGCTTCTGAAACAGCGGGGCGATACCTCGGTCAAATCGGCGACGTTTTTTACGGCGCTGACGGATTTCTCCGATCAGGGGGAATTCACGCCCTTCCTGCAAAATGATTTCATCGATGGAATCGAGGAGGAGATCACCAACAACGGTCTGCTGCGGTCCTATATCATGGCGCGGACGTTTTCCTTCCTGCGTTCCAACGATCTGGTCTACGGGCCTGCGATCCGCAGCTATATGATGGGGGAGACGCCACCCGCCTTTGACCTGCTATACTGGAACGGCGACGGGGCAAACCTGCCGGGCAGAATGGCGATGCAATATCTGCGCGGCCTGTGCCAACGCAATGAATTTGTGCGTGACGGGTTTGAGCTGATGGGCCACACGCTGCATGTGCGCGATGTGACCGTGCCGGTGATGGCAATCACCTGCGAGACTGACCATATCGCCCGCTGGAAAGACTGCTATCGCGGCGTGCAGCAGATGGGGTCGCGGTCCAAGACCTTTGTCGTGGCGCAGTCTGGTCATATCGCGGGCATCGTCAACCCGCCGAGCCGCAACAAATACGGCCATTACACCAATACCGATCTCAAGGGCGATGCCGATGCCTGGATGGAGGCGGCCAGCTTTCACGAAGGTTCCTGGTGGCCACGTTGGGAGGGATGGCTTTCCAAACGATCTGGCAAGCAGGTCGAGGCCCGTGATCCGGGCGATTCGCAGCATTCACCGCTGACACCTGCGCCGGGCGACTATGTGCGGGTCAAGGCAAGCCGTCAGGCAACCTCCTGA
- the phaZ gene encoding polyhydroxyalkanoate depolymerase, protein MRYMMSYDLMETMRNTNQWLGATALSMASNPALAAIPNPALSWMAAWGEVTERSYQRMVTKPDWGIYTQTCADGRDHVVEIDTVVERPFGDLIHFRVAGRAEQPRKVLLVAPMSGHYATLLRSTVKSLIENCEVYVTDWHNARDIPVSAGKFDIEDYTLYLVDFMREMGPDTHVIAVCQPAPLTLAATAYLAEQDPEAQPCSLTLIGGPVDPDATPTDVTDFGRRVTMGQLEETMIQRVGFKYKGVGRKVYPGLLQLSSFMSMNGERHSKAFMDQIQRVSRGEASDHDAHNRFYDEYLAVMDMTAEFYLSTVERVFKGGEIARNEFIVAGHKVDIGKITNVAVKTVEGANDDISAPGQCIAALDLCTGLPEAKKASHVEPGAGHYGIFAGRSWRDNIRPLVIEFMNANARKTKTPAAKRAKANA, encoded by the coding sequence ATGCGTTACATGATGTCGTACGATCTGATGGAAACCATGCGCAACACCAACCAGTGGCTTGGCGCAACGGCCCTATCTATGGCGTCAAACCCCGCCCTTGCCGCAATCCCCAATCCAGCCCTTAGCTGGATGGCCGCCTGGGGCGAGGTCACAGAACGCAGTTATCAGCGTATGGTGACCAAGCCGGACTGGGGCATCTACACCCAGACCTGTGCTGATGGCCGCGATCACGTGGTGGAGATCGACACGGTGGTGGAACGCCCCTTTGGCGATCTGATCCACTTCCGCGTGGCAGGCCGCGCCGAACAACCACGCAAGGTCCTGCTGGTCGCCCCGATGTCCGGGCACTACGCAACCCTGCTGCGCTCCACCGTCAAGAGCCTGATCGAAAATTGCGAGGTCTATGTCACCGACTGGCATAATGCGCGCGATATTCCGGTGTCCGCAGGCAAATTCGATATCGAAGATTATACGCTCTACCTCGTTGATTTCATGCGTGAGATGGGCCCCGACACCCATGTGATTGCGGTCTGTCAACCAGCCCCGCTGACATTGGCCGCCACCGCCTATCTGGCGGAACAGGACCCGGAGGCGCAGCCCTGCTCGCTGACGTTGATCGGCGGGCCGGTGGATCCCGATGCGACACCCACAGATGTCACCGATTTTGGCCGCCGGGTCACCATGGGCCAACTGGAAGAGACTATGATCCAGCGCGTCGGCTTCAAGTATAAGGGTGTGGGCCGCAAGGTTTATCCGGGCCTGTTGCAGCTCAGCTCCTTCATGTCGATGAACGGCGAGCGCCATTCCAAGGCGTTCATGGACCAGATCCAGCGGGTCAGCCGGGGCGAGGCATCGGATCACGATGCCCATAACCGGTTCTATGATGAATATCTCGCGGTGATGGACATGACGGCAGAGTTCTATCTTTCCACCGTGGAGCGTGTCTTCAAAGGGGGCGAAATCGCGCGCAATGAATTTATTGTGGCCGGACACAAAGTGGATATTGGCAAGATTACCAATGTGGCGGTCAAGACCGTCGAAGGTGCCAATGATGACATCTCCGCCCCCGGCCAGTGCATCGCGGCGCTGGATCTCTGTACCGGTCTGCCGGAGGCGAAGAAGGCCAGCCATGTGGAACCGGGTGCGGGACATTATGGCATCTTTGCCGGACGCAGCTGGCGCGATAACATCCGCCCGCTGGTGATTGAATTCATGAACGCCAACGCCCGCAAGACAAAGACACCGGCTGCAAAACGCGCCAAGGCCAACGCCTGA
- a CDS encoding DUF6151 family protein encodes MADPLIFACDCGKIRGELSQDARKAGTRIVCFCADCRANEIYHNQPDPAPGPVDLFQVNPDGLTFHQGEDLLRLMRLSPKGLFRWYAGCCGTPMANTLAKPTLPFAGIRSDRFVDKNALGKVRARAFVQKPGKQPRTEGAFRMVTSLLSRMISARLSGRWRETPFFDIESGEPVSKPEVISKKERAALLR; translated from the coding sequence ATGGCTGACCCGCTGATATTTGCATGTGACTGCGGCAAAATCCGTGGCGAGCTGTCCCAAGACGCGCGCAAGGCAGGCACCCGCATCGTCTGTTTCTGCGCCGATTGCCGCGCCAATGAGATCTATCACAACCAGCCTGACCCGGCCCCCGGCCCGGTCGATCTGTTTCAAGTCAATCCCGACGGGCTAACATTTCATCAAGGTGAGGATCTGCTGCGGCTCATGCGGCTCAGCCCGAAGGGGTTGTTTCGCTGGTACGCAGGCTGCTGCGGCACACCAATGGCCAATACGCTGGCGAAACCCACGCTGCCCTTTGCCGGAATACGTTCAGATCGGTTTGTCGATAAGAATGCCCTTGGCAAGGTGCGCGCGCGGGCATTTGTACAGAAACCGGGCAAACAACCGCGCACCGAAGGCGCATTTCGCATGGTCACCTCTCTGCTTAGCCGGATGATTTCGGCACGGCTGTCGGGCCGTTGGAGAGAAACCCCCTTTTTCGACATCGAGAGCGGCGAACCGGTATCAAAGCCAGAGGTGATCAGCAAAAAAGAGCGCGCAGCCCTGCTCCGCTAG
- a CDS encoding alpha/beta fold hydrolase — protein MADQQGGAGQTETRAGGQGIAPLVMLPGLMGTAEVFVPQLRALSGVMPTMVAPLLGGERIETIADHLLTQLPARFSLAGLSMGGIVAMEILRRAPERVSRLCLISTSPLPDTPTQAAEWEPLIIAARSGRLEDVLRSCLPVDCLAPSPQRLDILNMIYKQGCALGSELFVAQARALQRRTDQQAALRRFKGPTLILCGAQDRLTPLKRHEFMAALMPNARLRVVEGAGHLPTLEQPDQVTGAMAEWLAEVTPRQDERSDPVPDIAIAAAGEAQSSAPPLPPLTLTNPLKTS, from the coding sequence GTGGCAGATCAGCAGGGCGGAGCAGGGCAGACCGAAACGCGCGCAGGCGGGCAGGGCATTGCCCCCTTAGTGATGCTGCCGGGGCTGATGGGCACGGCAGAGGTCTTCGTGCCGCAGCTGCGGGCGCTCTCTGGTGTGATGCCAACCATGGTGGCGCCGCTGCTGGGGGGCGAGCGGATTGAGACCATCGCCGATCATCTGCTGACACAGCTGCCTGCGCGGTTTTCGCTGGCCGGGCTGTCGATGGGCGGCATCGTTGCGATGGAAATCCTGCGTCGCGCGCCGGAGCGGGTGAGCAGGCTTTGCCTGATATCGACCAGCCCCTTGCCCGATACGCCGACGCAGGCCGCTGAGTGGGAGCCGCTGATCATCGCAGCCCGCAGTGGTCGGCTGGAGGATGTTCTGCGCAGCTGCCTGCCGGTAGACTGTCTGGCGCCGTCGCCACAGCGGCTTGATATCCTCAACATGATCTACAAGCAGGGCTGCGCCCTTGGGTCAGAGCTGTTTGTGGCGCAGGCGCGGGCTTTGCAGCGGCGCACTGATCAGCAGGCGGCGCTGCGCCGTTTCAAAGGGCCGACGCTGATCCTCTGCGGTGCGCAGGACCGGCTGACCCCGCTGAAACGTCATGAATTCATGGCTGCCCTGATGCCAAACGCCCGGCTACGTGTAGTTGAGGGGGCAGGCCATCTGCCAACGCTGGAGCAACCGGATCAGGTGACCGGCGCCATGGCCGAGTGGTTGGCGGAGGTCACTCCCCGTCAGGACGAAAGGTCAGACCCGGTGCCGGATATCGCAATCGCCGCAGCGGGCGAGGCGCAGTCCTCAGCGCCACCACTGCCGCCATTGACGCTGACCAACCCACTAAAGACCAGCTAA
- a CDS encoding VOC family protein has product MEQRISLITLGVPDMEQAAAFYEALGWQRAESPDGVIAFDLISQTLGLYPLAALAEDIGLPVEDLGTGAMTLSHNTRSAADVATLLAKAEAAGASVLRPAGEVFWGGTIGYFRAPDGHIWEIAHNPFSPLSDAGAFRWNGYGTEAGG; this is encoded by the coding sequence ATGGAACAACGCATCAGCCTGATCACCCTTGGGGTGCCGGATATGGAGCAGGCCGCAGCCTTCTACGAGGCGCTTGGCTGGCAGCGGGCGGAGAGCCCCGATGGCGTCATTGCGTTTGACCTGATTTCGCAGACCTTGGGGCTGTATCCTCTGGCGGCGCTCGCTGAGGACATCGGCCTGCCGGTGGAAGACCTGGGCACCGGGGCGATGACCCTGAGCCACAACACCCGCAGTGCTGCGGATGTGGCCACGCTTCTGGCCAAGGCCGAGGCGGCGGGCGCGAGCGTCCTGCGCCCGGCAGGAGAGGTGTTCTGGGGGGGCACCATCGGCTATTTTCGCGCCCCTGACGGCCATATCTGGGAAATCGCGCATAACCCGTTCTCGCCGCTGTCTGACGCAGGCGCGTTTCGCTGGAACGGCTACGGGACCGAGGCAGGGGGATAG
- a CDS encoding alpha/beta hydrolase — protein sequence MAATQFLDTDTGRRLAYHLTPASSDATAPTVVFLGGLKSDMEGTKAIHLEAWAKARGLGFLRFDYSGHGESSGTFEEGCIGDWHQDTLAAVQALTKGQILPVGSSMGGWQALLLARTLPERVAGLVTIAAAPDFTEDGYWANFTDTQKAELETRGQVELPSDYMEPYVITKRMIEDGRNHLVLRDPLVMSMPVRCLQGTADTAVSTETALRLLDHASCADMRLQLVKDADHRFSDPACLALIETAVAEVLGLSGADGIS from the coding sequence ATGGCCGCAACCCAATTTCTGGACACCGATACGGGCCGCCGCCTGGCCTATCATCTGACCCCCGCAAGCAGCGATGCAACGGCGCCCACGGTGGTGTTTCTGGGCGGACTGAAATCCGACATGGAAGGCACCAAGGCGATACATCTGGAAGCCTGGGCCAAGGCGCGGGGGCTAGGCTTTCTGCGGTTTGATTACTCCGGCCACGGCGAAAGCTCCGGCACGTTTGAAGAGGGCTGCATTGGCGATTGGCATCAGGACACGCTGGCGGCGGTTCAGGCGCTGACGAAGGGGCAAATTCTGCCGGTTGGATCCTCCATGGGTGGCTGGCAGGCGCTCTTGCTGGCGCGGACCCTGCCCGAACGGGTGGCCGGTCTGGTCACCATCGCCGCCGCGCCTGATTTTACCGAGGATGGCTATTGGGCCAATTTCACAGATACCCAGAAAGCGGAGCTGGAGACGCGCGGGCAGGTCGAACTGCCAAGCGACTATATGGAGCCTTATGTGATCACCAAACGCATGATCGAGGATGGGCGCAACCATCTGGTGTTGCGCGATCCGCTGGTGATGTCGATGCCGGTGCGCTGCCTGCAAGGCACCGCCGATACTGCCGTCAGCACGGAAACCGCGCTGCGGTTGCTGGATCATGCCAGCTGCGCCGATATGCGCCTGCAACTGGTCAAAGATGCCGATCACCGGTTTTCGGATCCCGCCTGTCTGGCCCTGATCGAAACGGCTGTTGCAGAGGTTCTGGGGCTATCTGGCGCGGATGGGATCAGCTAA
- a CDS encoding DUF4105 domain-containing protein, producing MPRALRLFCLGLLCLLILLTTLWGAMALWYRLPVDSLWRTAAASGFEGLGLATLWAVIRGRALRGLSTFCLALAALIWWWSSLTPPAEAHWSPDVARQVTGTRDGDILTLTDVRNFDWTTPTEFTPRWETRSYDLSQLNSVDLFMSYWAGPEMAHMVVSFGFEDGAHIAWSVEVRRQVGGGFSPIADLFKTNTLVLIAADERDVVGTRTNARGEDVQLFRINTDPDTTRALLMQYVEAANRLAAQPQWYNSLTSNCTTVVMTMIRTIVEDVPLDWRVLANGYLPEYAHDQGVLAAGYSTEELRKRGSITAKAQAQGITPDYSALIREGVPVPAP from the coding sequence TTGCCCCGTGCCCTTCGTCTTTTCTGTCTCGGCCTCCTCTGCCTGCTGATCCTTTTGACCACCCTCTGGGGGGCCATGGCGCTGTGGTATCGGCTGCCCGTCGACAGCCTCTGGCGTACAGCTGCGGCCTCCGGCTTTGAGGGCCTCGGTCTGGCAACCCTCTGGGCGGTGATCCGGGGCCGCGCGCTGCGTGGGCTGTCGACCTTCTGTCTCGCGCTTGCGGCGCTGATCTGGTGGTGGTCCAGCCTGACCCCACCGGCCGAGGCGCATTGGTCGCCCGATGTTGCGCGGCAGGTCACTGGCACCCGCGACGGCGATATTCTGACGCTGACAGATGTGCGCAATTTCGACTGGACCACCCCAACCGAATTCACCCCCCGCTGGGAAACCCGCAGCTATGACCTCAGTCAATTGAACAGCGTCGATCTCTTCATGTCCTATTGGGCGGGGCCGGAAATGGCGCATATGGTGGTCAGCTTCGGCTTTGAGGATGGCGCACATATTGCCTGGTCGGTTGAGGTGCGGCGTCAGGTCGGCGGCGGTTTCTCCCCCATCGCGGATCTGTTCAAGACCAACACGCTGGTGCTGATCGCCGCCGATGAGCGCGACGTTGTGGGCACCCGCACCAATGCCCGCGGCGAGGATGTGCAGCTGTTTCGCATCAATACCGATCCGGACACGACCCGTGCGCTGCTGATGCAATATGTCGAGGCCGCCAACCGGCTGGCCGCACAGCCGCAGTGGTACAACTCGCTCACCTCAAACTGCACCACCGTGGTCATGACGATGATCCGCACCATCGTTGAGGACGTGCCGCTGGACTGGCGGGTGCTGGCCAATGGCTACCTGCCCGAATACGCCCATGATCAGGGGGTACTGGCTGCAGGCTACAGCACCGAGGAGCTGCGCAAGCGCGGCAGTATCACTGCCAAGGCGCAGGCCCAGGGCATCACGCCAGACTACTCAGCCCTGATCCGCGAAGGCGTGCCAGTCCCCGCCCCCTAA
- the thrS gene encoding threonine--tRNA ligase: MAQISLTFPDGNARSYDAGVTPAEVAASISTSLAKKAISATVNGAHWDLQWPIDSDAAIAIHTMKDEEQANELIRHDLAHVMARAVQEIWPDTKVTIGPVIENGWYYDFDRAEPFTPEDLGTIEKKMKEIINKRDAVRTVVWERDRAIQHYTDNNEPYKVELIESIPGDEPLRMYWHGDWQDLCRGPHLQHTGQLPGDAFKLMSIAGAYWRGDSDRAMLQRIYGVAFTGKEKLKAHLHMLEEAAKRDHRKLGREMNLFHMQEEAPGQIFWHPNGWKIYTTLQDYMRRMQDRDGYVEVNTPQVVDRKLWEASGHWDKYQENMFIVEVDEDHAREKAVNALKPMNCPCHVQVFNQGLKSYRDLPLRMAEFGSCARYEPSGALHGIMRVRGFTQDDGHIFCSEDQIESETAKFIAFLSKVYADLGFHDWTIKLSTRPEKRIGSDESWDLVEKALGDACKAAGYEYELLEGEGAFYGPKLEFTLTDAIGRNWQCGTLQVDPNLPERLDANFIGQDGSKHRPFMLHRATLGSFERFIGILIEEHAGKLPFWLAPRQVVVASITSDADDYVNEVVETLRAAGVRAEADIRNEKINYKVREHSVGKVPVILAVGHREVEERTVSVRRLGEKQTKVEALDAVTKALAVEATPPDLL; this comes from the coding sequence ATGGCCCAAATCTCTCTCACCTTCCCCGATGGCAATGCACGATCCTATGACGCAGGCGTCACCCCTGCCGAGGTCGCCGCGTCCATCTCGACCTCGCTGGCCAAGAAGGCAATCTCCGCCACCGTGAACGGTGCGCATTGGGATCTGCAGTGGCCCATCGATTCCGATGCCGCCATCGCCATCCACACAATGAAAGACGAAGAGCAGGCCAATGAGCTGATCCGTCACGATCTGGCCCATGTGATGGCGCGCGCGGTGCAGGAGATCTGGCCCGACACCAAGGTCACCATCGGCCCGGTGATTGAAAACGGCTGGTACTACGACTTTGATCGCGCGGAGCCATTCACCCCCGAAGATCTCGGCACCATCGAAAAAAAGATGAAAGAGATCATCAACAAACGGGATGCCGTCCGCACCGTGGTCTGGGAGCGCGACCGCGCGATCCAGCACTACACCGACAACAATGAACCCTATAAGGTCGAGCTGATCGAGAGCATCCCCGGCGATGAGCCGCTGCGGATGTACTGGCATGGCGACTGGCAGGACCTTTGCCGTGGCCCCCACCTGCAGCACACTGGCCAGTTGCCGGGTGATGCCTTCAAGCTGATGTCCATCGCAGGCGCCTATTGGCGCGGCGATAGCGACCGCGCCATGCTGCAGCGGATCTATGGCGTTGCCTTCACCGGCAAGGAGAAGCTGAAAGCGCATCTTCACATGCTGGAAGAGGCTGCCAAGCGCGATCACCGCAAGCTTGGCCGCGAGATGAACCTGTTCCACATGCAGGAAGAGGCTCCCGGCCAGATCTTCTGGCATCCCAACGGCTGGAAAATCTATACCACCTTGCAGGACTACATGCGCCGCATGCAGGACCGCGACGGCTATGTGGAGGTCAACACCCCGCAGGTGGTGGACCGCAAACTTTGGGAAGCCTCCGGCCACTGGGACAAATACCAGGAAAACATGTTCATCGTTGAGGTCGACGAGGATCACGCCCGTGAAAAGGCCGTGAACGCGCTGAAGCCGATGAACTGCCCCTGCCACGTGCAGGTGTTCAATCAGGGCCTCAAATCCTACCGCGATCTGCCGCTGCGCATGGCCGAGTTTGGCTCCTGTGCGCGCTATGAACCCTCGGGCGCGCTGCATGGCATCATGCGGGTGCGCGGATTTACGCAGGACGATGGCCATATCTTCTGCTCCGAGGATCAGATCGAGTCGGAAACTGCAAAATTCATCGCCTTCCTGTCCAAAGTCTATGCTGATCTCGGTTTCCACGATTGGACCATCAAGCTCTCGACCCGCCCGGAAAAACGGATCGGCAGTGATGAGAGCTGGGATCTGGTCGAGAAGGCCCTTGGTGATGCCTGCAAGGCGGCGGGCTATGAGTATGAGCTGCTGGAGGGCGAAGGTGCCTTTTACGGTCCCAAGCTGGAATTCACCCTGACCGACGCCATCGGCCGGAACTGGCAGTGCGGCACCCTGCAGGTAGATCCTAACCTGCCGGAACGGCTGGATGCGAATTTCATCGGTCAGGACGGCAGCAAGCATCGCCCGTTCATGCTGCACCGCGCCACGCTGGGCAGTTTTGAACGCTTCATCGGCATCCTGATCGAAGAACACGCAGGCAAGCTGCCGTTCTGGCTGGCCCCGCGTCAGGTGGTTGTCGCCTCCATCACATCGGATGCAGATGACTATGTGAACGAAGTGGTTGAGACCCTGCGCGCCGCCGGTGTGCGGGCCGAGGCCGACATCCGCAACGAGAAGATCAACTACAAGGTCCGCGAGCATTCGGTGGGCAAGGTGCCTGTCATTCTGGCCGTGGGCCACCGCGAAGTCGAGGAGCGCACCGTTTCCGTCCGGCGTCTTGGCGAGAAGCAGACCAAGGTCGAAGCGCTGGACGCTGTAACAAAAGCATTGGCGGTTGAGGCAACTCCGCCGGATCTTCTGTAA
- a CDS encoding DUF2282 domain-containing protein → MSNTAKSLAVAGAVAAALTSAMVTPAAAQSKEKCYGVSLAGQNDCAAGPGTTCAGTSTVDYQGNAWTLVDAGSCEGMDLPAMADGGDRKGSLEPLERDLPA, encoded by the coding sequence ATGTCCAACACTGCAAAATCCCTCGCCGTCGCTGGTGCCGTTGCTGCCGCGCTGACCTCTGCCATGGTCACCCCGGCTGCCGCCCAGTCCAAAGAGAAATGCTATGGCGTCTCCCTCGCCGGTCAGAATGACTGCGCCGCCGGTCCCGGCACCACCTGCGCCGGCACCTCCACCGTTGACTATCAAGGCAACGCCTGGACCCTGGTGGACGCAGGCAGCTGTGAAGGCATGGACCTGCCTGCAATGGCGGATGGCGGCGACCGCAAGGGCTCGCTGGAGCCGCTGGAGCGTGACCTGCCTGCATAA